The DNA sequence TGTGTTTTGTGTTGCAATGTCTTCCGGCTCTACATAAACGTCTGGCGTATCATCTTTTTTACAGGCGGAAAAACACAAAGATCCTGCAAGGATATATAAAAATATTTTTTTCATTTCAAAAAACTTTAATTACTTTACAAATAATATAACGGCAAAAGTATAAAAAAATATGAGAATAGATAAATTTTTATGGAGCATTCGTTTTTATAAGACGAGAAGTATTGCAGCAGAGGAGATTAAAAAGAACAGAGTTTCTATAGGAACGTCTGCCGTAAAGTCATCTAAAGAGGTAAAAGAAGGAGATACTATTAAAATCCGTAAGAATCAGATTGATTATAAAATAAAAGTAATTCAGATTCCTAAAAGCAGGATAGGAGCCAAACTGGTGCCTCTTCATATTCAGGACGTGACAGATAAAGAGCAATATGAACTGTTGAAACTTCGTAAGATGTCACAAGACTATTACAGAAACAAAGGAGAGGGAAGACCTACTAAAAAAGACAGAAGAGAAATGGACGATTATGTAGGTAACGATATTGATTCTGACTTTACGGACTGGGATGATTTCTTTGGAGAGACAGATAACGGGGAAGAAAACGAAGATTAGTATAAAA is a window from the Chryseobacterium indologenes genome containing:
- a CDS encoding RNA-binding S4 domain-containing protein, which translates into the protein MRIDKFLWSIRFYKTRSIAAEEIKKNRVSIGTSAVKSSKEVKEGDTIKIRKNQIDYKIKVIQIPKSRIGAKLVPLHIQDVTDKEQYELLKLRKMSQDYYRNKGEGRPTKKDRREMDDYVGNDIDSDFTDWDDFFGETDNGEENED